One Engystomops pustulosus chromosome 7, aEngPut4.maternal, whole genome shotgun sequence DNA window includes the following coding sequences:
- the LOC140071105 gene encoding uncharacterized oxidoreductase YtbE-like isoform X1 produces the protein MEERGVHPHSVTLNNGVTMPLLGLGTFRMRGLENIIQAVDAALECGYRSFDTAAVYRNERDLGQALRQLLPKYGLSRSDVFITSKLSPADLGPEARDACLKSLAELGLDYLDLYLIHWPGKQGWRSDDSRNRAVREESWKALEELYHTGAIKALGVSNYTEAHMTQLFGSCTVPPAVLQVEFHPQLPQTALLRWCEKNGVHLQAYSSLGCGHLLENIEVGKVANVHGRTPSQVLIRWALQQGVGVIPKASSPLRIKENFNVWDFKLSNEETELLKGDGTVKKYCWDPTGVA, from the exons ATGGAGGAGCGGGGCG TTCATCCTCACTCAGTGACTCTCAATAATGGGGTCACCATGCCCCTCCTTGGCCTGGGGACGTTCCGTATGAGGGGACTAGAGAACATCATCCAGGCTGTAGATGCCGCGTTGGAGTGTGGATACCGCTCATTTGATACGGCCGCAGTTTATCGTAACGAGAGGGATCTTGGCCAGGCGCTGCGCCAACTATTGCCTAAATATGGCCTCAGTCGCTCTGACGTCTTCATTACCAGCAAGCTATCCCCTGCCGATTTAGGCCCAGAAGCTCGAGATGCTTGCTTGAAGAGTCTGGCCGAGTTGGGCCTCGACTACTTGGACCTCTACCTCATTCATTGGCCGGGGAAGCAAGGCTGGCGCAGTGACGACTCCCGAAACAGAGCCGTCAGAGAAGAAAGCTGGAAGGCCTTAGAAGAGCTCTATCACACTGGCGCCATTAAGGCACTGGGGGTGTCTAACTATACAGAGGCCCACATGACACAGCTGTTCGGCTCCTGCacagtgccccctgctgtgttacAGGTAGAATTTCACCCGCAACTCCCACAAACCGCACTTCTCCGTTGGTGCGAAAAAAATGGCGTCCACCTACAAGCATACTCCTCCCTGGGCTGTGGGCATCTCCTGGAAAACATAGAAGTGGGCAAAGTGGCAAATGTACACGGGCGAACCCCCTCCCAGGTGTTAATCAGGTGGGCACTACAGCAAGGGGTTGGGGTTATTCCTAAAGCTTCTTCTCCTTTGAGAATAAAAGAGAATTTTAATGTCTGGGATTTCAAGCTGAGTAATGAAGAGACCGAACTGCTAAAAGGCGATGGCACCGTGAAAAAATACTGCTGGGATCCTACTGGGGTGGCCTAG
- the LOC140071105 gene encoding uncharacterized oxidoreductase YtbE-like isoform X2 — protein MGPAPVHPHSVTLNNGVTMPLLGLGTFRMRGLENIIQAVDAALECGYRSFDTAAVYRNERDLGQALRQLLPKYGLSRSDVFITSKLSPADLGPEARDACLKSLAELGLDYLDLYLIHWPGKQGWRSDDSRNRAVREESWKALEELYHTGAIKALGVSNYTEAHMTQLFGSCTVPPAVLQVEFHPQLPQTALLRWCEKNGVHLQAYSSLGCGHLLENIEVGKVANVHGRTPSQVLIRWALQQGVGVIPKASSPLRIKENFNVWDFKLSNEETELLKGDGTVKKYCWDPTGVA, from the exons ATGGGGCCGGCACCGG TTCATCCTCACTCAGTGACTCTCAATAATGGGGTCACCATGCCCCTCCTTGGCCTGGGGACGTTCCGTATGAGGGGACTAGAGAACATCATCCAGGCTGTAGATGCCGCGTTGGAGTGTGGATACCGCTCATTTGATACGGCCGCAGTTTATCGTAACGAGAGGGATCTTGGCCAGGCGCTGCGCCAACTATTGCCTAAATATGGCCTCAGTCGCTCTGACGTCTTCATTACCAGCAAGCTATCCCCTGCCGATTTAGGCCCAGAAGCTCGAGATGCTTGCTTGAAGAGTCTGGCCGAGTTGGGCCTCGACTACTTGGACCTCTACCTCATTCATTGGCCGGGGAAGCAAGGCTGGCGCAGTGACGACTCCCGAAACAGAGCCGTCAGAGAAGAAAGCTGGAAGGCCTTAGAAGAGCTCTATCACACTGGCGCCATTAAGGCACTGGGGGTGTCTAACTATACAGAGGCCCACATGACACAGCTGTTCGGCTCCTGCacagtgccccctgctgtgttacAGGTAGAATTTCACCCGCAACTCCCACAAACCGCACTTCTCCGTTGGTGCGAAAAAAATGGCGTCCACCTACAAGCATACTCCTCCCTGGGCTGTGGGCATCTCCTGGAAAACATAGAAGTGGGCAAAGTGGCAAATGTACACGGGCGAACCCCCTCCCAGGTGTTAATCAGGTGGGCACTACAGCAAGGGGTTGGGGTTATTCCTAAAGCTTCTTCTCCTTTGAGAATAAAAGAGAATTTTAATGTCTGGGATTTCAAGCTGAGTAATGAAGAGACCGAACTGCTAAAAGGCGATGGCACCGTGAAAAAATACTGCTGGGATCCTACTGGGGTGGCCTAG
- the LOC140071105 gene encoding uncharacterized oxidoreductase YtbE-like isoform X3 codes for MPLLGLGTFRMRGLENIIQAVDAALECGYRSFDTAAVYRNERDLGQALRQLLPKYGLSRSDVFITSKLSPADLGPEARDACLKSLAELGLDYLDLYLIHWPGKQGWRSDDSRNRAVREESWKALEELYHTGAIKALGVSNYTEAHMTQLFGSCTVPPAVLQVEFHPQLPQTALLRWCEKNGVHLQAYSSLGCGHLLENIEVGKVANVHGRTPSQVLIRWALQQGVGVIPKASSPLRIKENFNVWDFKLSNEETELLKGDGTVKKYCWDPTGVA; via the coding sequence ATGCCCCTCCTTGGCCTGGGGACGTTCCGTATGAGGGGACTAGAGAACATCATCCAGGCTGTAGATGCCGCGTTGGAGTGTGGATACCGCTCATTTGATACGGCCGCAGTTTATCGTAACGAGAGGGATCTTGGCCAGGCGCTGCGCCAACTATTGCCTAAATATGGCCTCAGTCGCTCTGACGTCTTCATTACCAGCAAGCTATCCCCTGCCGATTTAGGCCCAGAAGCTCGAGATGCTTGCTTGAAGAGTCTGGCCGAGTTGGGCCTCGACTACTTGGACCTCTACCTCATTCATTGGCCGGGGAAGCAAGGCTGGCGCAGTGACGACTCCCGAAACAGAGCCGTCAGAGAAGAAAGCTGGAAGGCCTTAGAAGAGCTCTATCACACTGGCGCCATTAAGGCACTGGGGGTGTCTAACTATACAGAGGCCCACATGACACAGCTGTTCGGCTCCTGCacagtgccccctgctgtgttacAGGTAGAATTTCACCCGCAACTCCCACAAACCGCACTTCTCCGTTGGTGCGAAAAAAATGGCGTCCACCTACAAGCATACTCCTCCCTGGGCTGTGGGCATCTCCTGGAAAACATAGAAGTGGGCAAAGTGGCAAATGTACACGGGCGAACCCCCTCCCAGGTGTTAATCAGGTGGGCACTACAGCAAGGGGTTGGGGTTATTCCTAAAGCTTCTTCTCCTTTGAGAATAAAAGAGAATTTTAATGTCTGGGATTTCAAGCTGAGTAATGAAGAGACCGAACTGCTAAAAGGCGATGGCACCGTGAAAAAATACTGCTGGGATCCTACTGGGGTGGCCTAG
- the BAD gene encoding bcl2-associated agonist of cell death translates to MADSPPSSMFSIAEFPPNEQGAALPGTDPPSNRRAKDNRSSPNLRRLRGKEPRARTESASEAVETDHVGELNQFRSRSRSAPSSLMVAARYGRELRRMSDEFDKSFTGLPRPKSASAAAQMTGNKGIREMLLGLIRWKSKDKSESESEKN, encoded by the exons ATGGCAGActctcctccatcctccatgTTTTCCATAGCAGAGTTTCCTCCGAACGAACAAGGAGCCGCTCTCCCAGGAACAGATCCTCCATCCAACAGAAGAGCAAAAGATAACAGGAGTTCTCCTAACCTGAGACGCCTCCGAG GAAAAGAACCTCGCGCTCGGACGGAATCCGCTTCAGAGGCCGTGGAGACGGATCACGTGGGCGAGCTGAACCAGTTCCGTTCACGTTCCCGCTCTGCTCCATCTTCCCTTATGGTCGCTGCTCGCTATGGCCGAGAGCTCAGGAGAATGAGCGATGAATTTGACAAAAGCTTCACG GGTCTTCCTCGCCCTAAAAGTGCAAGTGCAGCCGCTCAGATGACCGGAAACAAGGGAATACGGGAAATGCTTCTCGGTTTAATACGATGGAAAAGCAAAGACAAGAGCGAGTCCGAGAGTGAGAAGAATTAG